Genomic segment of Paenibacillus polymyxa:
AAGAACTGACGGCACAAATTCGCAGCTGGCTGCGAGAAGATACGGGCTCTGGCGATGTGACCACGCGCTGGACAATTGAGCAGGGCCACCAATCCAAGGCTGTCATTCATGCCAAGGAGAGCGGCGTGGTTGCGGGGTTACCCGTGGCTGCCCTTGTATTTCAGGTAGTGGACCCTTCCTTGTCGTTCACTCCGCTGGTAGTCGATGGACAGTGGATTGAAAAGGGGAGCGTTTTGGCAGAAGTAACGGGGAGTACCCATGCAATCCTGACCGGGGAGCGATTGGCGTTAAATCTGCTCCAACGGATGTCTGGTATTGCCACGCGGACTCGGGCTTTTATAGATCAATTGCATGGTCTGTCCACTCGCTTGGTGGATACACGTAAAACAACACCGGGACATCGACTGCTGGAGAAGTATGCTGTTCGTGTAGGCGGTGGCTCGAATCATCGTTTTGGCCTGTACGATGCTGTTATGATTAAGGATAATCATATTAAGGGCGCAGGTGGGATTGAACAAGCTGTGAGTCGAGCGCGCGCTAATATACCGCATACGATGACGATTGAAGTAGAGACGGAAAACATGAAACAAGTTCAGGAAGCCCTGGAAGCTGGGGCGGATATCATTATGCTGGATAACATGTCTGCCCCAGATATGAAGGAAGCCGTTCGGTTCATTCGGGAACGGGCACCACATGTCAAAACAGAAGCCTCGGGCAATGTATCGCTGGATACAGTGCGTGAGATGGCTGAGAGTGGCGTAGATGTGATTTCTGTAGGCAGGCTGACATACTCTTTTCATAACCTGGATATCAGCCTTGACCTTAACGCAAAGAAAGATAGGTGACACCCATTGATTCTTGTAGTGGATGTAGGCAATACCAATATTG
This window contains:
- the nadC gene encoding carboxylating nicotinate-nucleotide diphosphorylase, which gives rise to MTSNSELYGEFSGYQEELTAQIRSWLREDTGSGDVTTRWTIEQGHQSKAVIHAKESGVVAGLPVAALVFQVVDPSLSFTPLVVDGQWIEKGSVLAEVTGSTHAILTGERLALNLLQRMSGIATRTRAFIDQLHGLSTRLVDTRKTTPGHRLLEKYAVRVGGGSNHRFGLYDAVMIKDNHIKGAGGIEQAVSRARANIPHTMTIEVETENMKQVQEALEAGADIIMLDNMSAPDMKEAVRFIRERAPHVKTEASGNVSLDTVREMAESGVDVISVGRLTYSFHNLDISLDLNAKKDR